In Paeniglutamicibacter kerguelensis, one genomic interval encodes:
- a CDS encoding carbohydrate ABC transporter permease, with translation MSTSTKNFTAPSNSEAAPPRRTGSVTSLAKKRLTNRWATLAALVIAAMWTIPTLGLLVSSVRPAQEVRTTGWWTIFQNWGFTTDNYSAVLQAGNSQLNLAGSFINSIAITLPATIFPLVIATMAAYAFAWMKFPGRNILFILVFALQIVPIQMALVPLLRLFARGELFSYPVIGAFGSAGYAQVWIAHTIFALPLAIFLLHNFLAEIPTEIIEAARVDGASHGQIFFRIALPLTAPAIAAFSIFQFLWVWNDLLVALIFADGAVAPITKLLAEITGSRGQDWHLLTAGAFVAMIVPLAVFFALQRYFVRGLMAGSAKG, from the coding sequence ATGTCGACTTCCACCAAGAATTTCACGGCGCCTAGCAACTCCGAGGCAGCGCCACCGCGCAGGACCGGATCGGTGACATCGCTGGCCAAGAAACGGCTCACCAACCGCTGGGCGACGCTTGCGGCACTGGTGATTGCCGCGATGTGGACGATCCCGACGCTCGGGCTGCTGGTTTCCTCGGTGCGCCCTGCACAGGAGGTGCGTACCACCGGATGGTGGACGATCTTCCAAAACTGGGGTTTCACCACCGACAACTACTCCGCAGTCCTGCAGGCAGGAAACAGCCAGCTGAATCTGGCGGGGTCCTTCATCAACTCGATCGCCATCACCCTGCCTGCAACCATCTTCCCTCTGGTGATCGCCACGATGGCGGCATACGCCTTTGCCTGGATGAAGTTCCCGGGAAGGAACATTCTGTTCATCTTGGTCTTTGCCCTGCAGATCGTTCCAATCCAGATGGCGCTGGTTCCTTTGCTTCGGCTCTTTGCCCGCGGAGAGCTCTTCAGCTATCCCGTCATCGGGGCCTTCGGTTCGGCCGGATACGCACAGGTGTGGATAGCGCACACCATCTTTGCCCTGCCGCTGGCCATCTTCCTGCTGCATAATTTCCTTGCGGAGATCCCCACCGAAATCATTGAAGCGGCCCGCGTGGACGGTGCCAGCCACGGACAGATCTTCTTCAGGATCGCTTTGCCGCTGACAGCTCCGGCAATCGCCGCATTTTCCATTTTCCAGTTCCTCTGGGTATGGAACGATTTGCTTGTCGCACTGATCTTCGCCGACGGCGCGGTAGCACCGATCACCAAGCTGTTGGCGGAGATCACCGGAAGCCGAGGACAGGATTGGCACCTGCTGACGGCCGGGGCATTCGTTGCCATGATCGTCCCGCTGGCCGTCTTCTTCGCCCTGCAGCGCTACTTCGTCCGTGGGCTCATGGCAGGTTCGGCAAAGGGCTGA
- a CDS encoding universal stress protein, with protein MAETIIVGVDGSETAQRAAERAARIAVNMDAELVVVTAHASDNTEVVKIGTDTWILDDAEQAEKLAEQCAASLRVTEPTAKVSATAAHGKPQEVLVAEAERLDATLIVVGNVGMKGLGRVLGSVATSVAHAAPCDVYIVKTVK; from the coding sequence ATGGCAGAAACAATTATTGTTGGCGTAGACGGCAGCGAAACCGCACAGCGTGCGGCTGAGCGTGCAGCCCGCATCGCGGTCAACATGGATGCCGAGCTGGTCGTGGTGACTGCGCATGCCTCCGACAACACCGAGGTCGTCAAGATCGGCACAGACACCTGGATCCTGGATGATGCCGAGCAGGCCGAAAAGCTTGCCGAACAGTGCGCCGCAAGCCTGCGCGTCACGGAGCCGACCGCCAAGGTCAGCGCCACCGCAGCTCACGGAAAGCCGCAGGAAGTCCTGGTTGCGGAGGCGGAACGCCTCGACGCCACGTTGATCGTGGTCGGAAACGTGGGCATGAAGGGTCTGGGTCGGGTCCTTGGCTCCGTGGCCACCTCAGTGGCACACGCAGCCCCGTGCGATGTCTACATCGTCAAGACCGTGAAGTAG
- a CDS encoding enoyl-CoA hydratase/isomerase family protein, with amino-acid sequence MDFGTYKTLLVEKRGNALLVTINQPESLNALAAAVVEDLHALTGVLGGIGRDAQWPVRGVIITGAGEKSFVAGANILEMNSMDSAAAAAYGRRMHEVTLRLEALPVPVIAAVNGFALGGGCELAMACDFLYASANASFGQPEVNLGLVPGFGGSVRLQQRVGIGMARELIFTGRRIKSAEALRIGLVNQVFEDVESLLAGAKNTIEEIAAKAPTAVSNAKDAINEIAGLNVADGLEAEVRSFMKAFETADSVEGRAAFVAKRAPEFPGR; translated from the coding sequence GTGGACTTCGGAACCTATAAGACCCTGCTCGTTGAAAAGCGCGGCAACGCGTTGTTGGTGACCATCAACCAGCCCGAGTCGCTCAATGCCTTGGCTGCGGCTGTCGTCGAGGACCTGCACGCGCTTACGGGCGTACTGGGCGGGATCGGGCGCGATGCCCAGTGGCCGGTGCGCGGCGTGATCATCACCGGTGCCGGCGAGAAGTCGTTCGTGGCCGGCGCAAACATCCTGGAAATGAACTCCATGGATTCCGCCGCCGCAGCGGCCTATGGACGCCGCATGCACGAGGTGACCCTGCGCCTTGAAGCGCTGCCGGTGCCCGTCATCGCCGCCGTCAACGGCTTTGCGCTCGGCGGAGGCTGCGAGCTGGCGATGGCCTGCGACTTCCTTTACGCCTCGGCCAATGCAAGCTTCGGCCAGCCCGAGGTGAACCTTGGCCTGGTTCCCGGCTTCGGCGGCTCGGTACGGTTGCAGCAGCGCGTGGGCATCGGCATGGCCCGCGAATTGATCTTCACCGGCCGCCGCATCAAGTCCGCCGAGGCGTTGCGAATCGGCCTGGTCAACCAGGTCTTTGAGGACGTCGAATCGCTCCTGGCCGGAGCGAAGAACACCATCGAGGAAATCGCCGCAAAGGCCCCCACTGCCGTGTCCAACGCAAAGGACGCAATCAACGAGATTGCCGGCCTGAACGTCGCCGACGGGCTGGAGGCCGAGGTCCGTTCCTTCATGAAGGCGTTCGAGACCGCCGATTCGGTGGAAGGGCGCGCGGCATTCGTTGCCAAGCGGGCCCCGGAGTTCCCGGGGCGCTAG
- a CDS encoding alpha/beta hydrolase family protein, translated as MEPEYTPQRFNYGEHPSQYAELWVPDVRTHAAISIIIHGGFWRQAYGAEYGRPLARDLRDRGYVVWNLEYRRTNGGGGGWPETFRDIAAGLDGLGTAIEASGLEPGPRVGIGHSAGGHLALWAAGRHLLPAEAPGALPDTLRCLDAVISQAGVLDLSLAESLALSDHAARLLMRCTPGDDPERWKWADPANRIPPGIPLLMLHGTTDVDVPVELGRSFARRAMAAGGPVDYREFEGDHYGLITPGDEAWEMCVEGLGALEAGGLGGE; from the coding sequence GTGGAACCCGAATACACCCCGCAACGCTTCAACTACGGGGAACACCCAAGCCAGTACGCCGAACTATGGGTTCCCGACGTTCGGACCCATGCCGCAATTTCGATCATCATCCACGGCGGCTTCTGGCGCCAGGCCTACGGTGCGGAATACGGCCGCCCCTTGGCCCGTGATCTGCGCGATCGTGGCTATGTGGTGTGGAACCTTGAATACCGGCGCACCAATGGCGGCGGTGGGGGATGGCCCGAAACCTTCCGCGACATTGCCGCGGGGTTGGATGGACTGGGAACAGCGATTGAGGCATCGGGCCTCGAGCCCGGGCCGCGGGTGGGCATCGGACACTCCGCCGGCGGCCACCTGGCGCTGTGGGCCGCGGGCCGGCATCTGCTGCCCGCCGAAGCTCCGGGCGCGCTTCCGGACACCCTGCGGTGCCTCGACGCCGTGATCTCCCAGGCAGGGGTATTGGATCTCTCCTTGGCAGAATCCCTGGCCTTAAGCGACCACGCGGCGCGGCTCCTGATGCGGTGCACCCCGGGGGATGATCCCGAGCGCTGGAAGTGGGCGGACCCGGCGAACCGCATTCCACCGGGCATCCCGCTGCTGATGCTGCATGGCACCACGGACGTGGATGTCCCCGTGGAATTGGGCAGGTCCTTTGCCCGGCGGGCCATGGCTGCAGGGGGTCCCGTGGACTACCGTGAATTCGAGGGAGACCACTACGGGCTCATCACCCCCGGCGACGAAGCCTGGGAAATGTGCGTCGAGGGCCTTGGCGCACTCGAGGCCGGCGGGCTCGGCGGCGAGTAG
- a CDS encoding FhaA domain-containing protein has translation MGLIDNVERGLEKLVTSVFRGSSGSEVKPVEIASRLRNSMDAKSLTISQGRTLAPNHFTVRLSDPDFAKAREWGAPLAQELCSIAMEHAKSQGYTLQGAIEVNFRKDFELRSGVFEIDATISEPGKREVRQAPPAPPAPQAPPRGPAPVQPVLDIAGQRYALNHASIVLGRSAETDIPIDDPGVSRKHLKIEQRGNTTWAVDMGSTNGSFVNGQRVVGETELFDGSNISMGQTRIIFRLLPQSQGGRA, from the coding sequence ATGGGTCTGATCGACAATGTTGAACGCGGACTAGAGAAGCTTGTCACTAGCGTCTTCCGTGGCTCTAGCGGCTCGGAAGTGAAACCGGTTGAGATTGCATCCCGGTTGCGGAACTCCATGGATGCCAAATCGCTGACAATCTCGCAGGGTCGCACGCTGGCGCCAAACCACTTCACGGTTCGCTTGTCCGACCCGGATTTTGCAAAGGCCCGCGAATGGGGCGCGCCCCTTGCGCAGGAGTTGTGCTCCATAGCCATGGAACACGCAAAGAGCCAGGGTTACACCCTCCAAGGGGCCATCGAGGTCAATTTCCGAAAGGACTTTGAACTCAGGAGCGGCGTCTTTGAAATCGACGCAACCATTTCGGAGCCAGGCAAACGAGAAGTCCGCCAGGCTCCGCCGGCACCCCCTGCCCCTCAAGCACCCCCTCGCGGTCCGGCCCCGGTGCAGCCCGTTCTCGACATCGCGGGACAGCGCTACGCGCTGAACCACGCGAGCATTGTTCTGGGGCGATCCGCCGAAACCGACATTCCCATCGACGATCCAGGCGTTTCCCGCAAGCACCTGAAAATCGAACAACGCGGGAACACCACGTGGGCCGTCGACATGGGCTCCACCAATGGAAGTTTCGTCAACGGCCAACGCGTCGTCGGCGAGACGGAACTGTTTGACGGCTCAAACATCTCCATGGGACAGACCCGCATCATCTTTAGACTCCTACCTCAATCGCAAGGAGGTCGCGCGTGA
- a CDS encoding glycerophosphodiester phosphodiesterase, which yields MNAPRVGSAPYLLNTPGGVLQGQPLAFSHRGFAPEGEENTLKAFHAAYDLGFRYLETDVHTSRDGVLVVFHDETLQRLTGATGNIADRSAAEIRELRVAGEPIPTFEELLLEFPLAHFNVDVKDEPSAQQLASIIERHGAHDRVLVASFLGRRRISAQRLLSRPVATSPGVLGVAAATMLGKLVRLPRRGLGAFAALQVPESHGRFPVVTKSFVRHAHEAGIQVHVWVVNDAPDMHRLLDLGVDGVMSDRADILAAVMRERGHWPQNSPGV from the coding sequence ATGAATGCACCCCGCGTCGGCTCGGCACCCTACTTGTTGAACACCCCGGGCGGGGTTCTTCAAGGCCAGCCGCTGGCGTTCTCCCACCGTGGGTTCGCACCCGAGGGCGAGGAAAATACGCTGAAGGCATTTCATGCCGCCTATGACCTGGGTTTCCGCTATCTAGAAACCGACGTGCACACCAGCCGCGATGGCGTGTTGGTGGTCTTCCACGATGAAACCCTGCAACGGCTGACGGGTGCGACGGGCAACATCGCCGACCGCAGCGCCGCCGAGATCCGGGAACTTCGTGTGGCAGGGGAGCCCATACCCACGTTTGAGGAATTGCTCCTGGAGTTCCCGCTGGCGCATTTCAACGTGGACGTCAAGGACGAGCCAAGCGCGCAGCAGCTGGCTTCGATCATCGAGCGGCACGGTGCCCACGACCGGGTCCTGGTCGCTTCGTTCCTGGGCCGGCGCCGAATCTCCGCACAGCGTCTCCTGAGCCGTCCCGTGGCAACAAGCCCGGGTGTGCTGGGAGTTGCGGCGGCAACAATGCTGGGCAAGCTGGTCCGGCTGCCGCGGCGCGGGCTTGGCGCTTTTGCCGCACTGCAGGTCCCCGAATCCCACGGAAGATTCCCGGTGGTGACCAAATCATTCGTGCGCCATGCGCACGAAGCCGGCATCCAGGTCCATGTCTGGGTCGTTAACGATGCCCCGGACATGCACAGGCTGCTGGATCTGGGCGTCGACGGTGTCATGAGCGATCGGGCGGACATCCTGGCCGCGGTCATGCGCGAGCGTGGACACTGGCCCCAGAACTCCCCAGGCGTCTAA
- a CDS encoding HAD family hydrolase encodes MSVRLIASDLDGTIIREDGTISARTIDAFHRARERGISIVFVTGRPFRWLAPVREAFGHLGTVICSNGAVLYDLEQEKLLWAQTIDVEVLQRTREIITRAEPTATFAAETTGGLHLEEGFAEPYELELISRFERLDLQSTLLNEQGVVKFLAKSRTRSSDDFMAAVAEELATLVTVTHSAQNVSLLEMAHARINKSVALANYAKELGIDSSEVAAFGDMPNDQEMLAWAGYGYAMASGHRTALDAATYRAPGVEDDGVAQIIEAILDNAEPPVS; translated from the coding sequence ATGAGTGTGCGTTTGATCGCCAGCGACTTGGACGGAACCATCATTCGCGAAGACGGAACCATTTCCGCACGCACCATCGATGCGTTTCACCGGGCCCGTGAGCGCGGAATCAGCATCGTTTTCGTCACGGGCCGCCCCTTCCGGTGGCTGGCGCCTGTACGTGAGGCCTTTGGGCACCTGGGAACCGTGATCTGTTCAAACGGGGCGGTCCTTTACGACCTTGAACAAGAAAAGCTGCTCTGGGCACAGACGATCGACGTCGAGGTCCTCCAGCGCACCCGGGAAATCATTACCAGGGCCGAACCAACGGCAACCTTTGCCGCCGAAACCACGGGTGGTCTGCACCTTGAAGAGGGATTCGCGGAACCCTACGAACTGGAACTCATTTCAAGATTTGAGCGCCTCGACCTGCAGTCCACCCTGCTCAACGAACAGGGTGTGGTGAAGTTTCTGGCCAAGTCGCGCACGCGAAGCTCCGATGACTTCATGGCCGCCGTGGCAGAGGAACTTGCCACCCTGGTCACAGTGACCCATTCGGCGCAGAATGTTTCACTCCTGGAGATGGCCCATGCCAGGATCAACAAATCCGTGGCGCTGGCGAACTACGCCAAGGAACTGGGGATTGATTCCAGTGAGGTGGCGGCCTTCGGCGACATGCCCAACGACCAGGAGATGCTCGCCTGGGCCGGGTACGGCTATGCAATGGCATCGGGACACCGGACTGCCCTGGATGCGGCGACGTACAGGGCCCCGGGGGTCGAGGATGACGGCGTTGCCCAGATCATCGAAGCCATCTTGGACAATGCCGAACCCCCGGTGTCCTAG
- a CDS encoding dienelactone hydrolase family protein, which yields MASKTPHQNVSFPSQGQMAHGYLAIPTGGKGPGIIVIQEWWGLTDHIRDVADRLAAEGFVALAPDLMGGWITHDGAEAAQMMSELPAEAGAQLLAGAVDYLQSLDAVTSEKVGTIGFCMGGGFVLALAAQQGEKIAAAVPFYGVGQAVPHSYTGVRARIQGHYAEADGFYPVEKARAQEQQIREESGADVTFYYYDAPHAFHNDENPVGNYRPEQARLAWSRAVDFLKQNVS from the coding sequence ATGGCGTCAAAGACACCGCACCAGAACGTTTCCTTTCCCTCCCAGGGTCAAATGGCCCATGGCTACCTTGCAATACCGACAGGCGGCAAGGGTCCTGGAATCATCGTGATCCAGGAATGGTGGGGACTGACCGACCATATCCGTGACGTGGCAGATCGATTGGCCGCCGAAGGCTTCGTTGCGCTTGCGCCGGATCTCATGGGTGGTTGGATCACCCACGACGGTGCCGAGGCCGCCCAGATGATGAGCGAACTTCCCGCCGAAGCCGGTGCCCAACTGCTGGCCGGCGCCGTCGACTACCTGCAATCGCTTGATGCCGTTACCAGCGAGAAGGTTGGAACCATCGGGTTCTGCATGGGCGGGGGATTCGTTCTGGCCTTGGCGGCGCAACAAGGCGAAAAGATTGCCGCGGCCGTTCCGTTCTACGGCGTTGGCCAGGCCGTGCCGCATAGCTACACCGGCGTTCGCGCAAGGATCCAGGGCCACTATGCCGAGGCTGACGGCTTCTACCCGGTCGAAAAGGCCCGGGCCCAGGAACAGCAGATCCGTGAAGAATCGGGTGCCGACGTCACGTTCTACTACTATGACGCGCCGCATGCATTCCACAACGACGAGAACCCCGTGGGCAACTACCGACCCGAACAGGCGCGCCTGGCGTGGAGTCGGGCCGTGGATTTCCTCAAGCAAAATGTCTCGTAA
- a CDS encoding carbohydrate ABC transporter permease: MSAFLQWLSTLPSLVQVPVVIGAFLAVVGLLLFFIELAPRPGRKYTIIRMVACVILPLGMVAILDSYTWAIIGAGFLGLLLFWFDNRSRHGAGHLFQLVGFLSPAAILLVAGLIVPTIQTTAQSFMNSRGDQFVGLENFIWIFTQPQGVRTVLNTVAWVLLAPALSTIAGLAYAVFIDKSRGENFFKILVFMPMAISFVGASIIWRFIYTARPADQDQIGLFNQLIVWMGGEPVQFLQVEPWNTLALIAVLIWVQTGFAMVILSAAIKAVPIEQLEAAELDGANAWQRFANVTLPNIRSSLVVVLTTISIASLKVFDIVRTMTAGANDTSVIANEMYTQFRNFESGRSAAFAVVLFLMVMPIVIYNARQINKQRELR; this comes from the coding sequence ATGTCTGCATTCCTCCAATGGCTAAGCACCCTGCCGTCGCTCGTGCAGGTCCCCGTGGTCATCGGGGCGTTCCTGGCTGTTGTTGGCTTGTTGCTCTTCTTCATCGAACTGGCACCCCGACCGGGGCGCAAATACACGATCATTCGCATGGTTGCCTGCGTGATTCTTCCGTTGGGGATGGTGGCCATCCTCGATTCCTACACCTGGGCGATCATCGGTGCGGGATTCCTCGGCCTGCTGTTGTTCTGGTTCGACAACCGTTCCCGCCACGGAGCGGGCCACCTTTTCCAGCTCGTCGGCTTTCTCTCCCCCGCGGCAATCCTTCTGGTTGCAGGGCTCATCGTCCCGACCATCCAAACAACTGCCCAATCCTTCATGAATTCACGCGGCGACCAATTTGTCGGACTGGAGAATTTCATTTGGATCTTCACCCAGCCCCAAGGCGTCCGCACGGTGCTCAACACCGTTGCCTGGGTCCTGCTTGCACCGGCCCTCTCAACGATTGCCGGCCTGGCCTATGCCGTGTTCATTGACAAGTCCCGCGGCGAGAACTTCTTCAAGATCCTGGTGTTCATGCCGATGGCCATATCCTTTGTGGGCGCCTCGATCATTTGGCGTTTCATATACACCGCCAGGCCCGCCGACCAAGACCAAATCGGTCTTTTCAACCAGCTGATCGTCTGGATGGGCGGCGAACCCGTCCAGTTCCTGCAGGTCGAACCGTGGAACACGCTGGCGTTGATTGCCGTGCTCATTTGGGTCCAGACGGGATTCGCCATGGTGATTCTTTCGGCCGCGATCAAGGCCGTACCCATTGAACAGCTCGAGGCCGCCGAACTTGACGGAGCCAACGCCTGGCAGCGCTTCGCAAACGTGACCCTGCCAAACATCCGCTCCTCGCTCGTGGTTGTCCTCACGACCATTTCAATTGCCTCGCTGAAGGTCTTCGACATCGTTCGGACGATGACCGCCGGGGCCAACGACACCTCGGTGATCGCCAATGAAATGTATACGCAATTTCGCAACTTCGAGAGCGGCCGCTCGGCTGCGTTTGCGGTGGTTCTCTTCCTGATGGTGATGCCCATCGTGATTTACAACGCCCGGCAAATCAATAAGCAAAGGGAACTGCGCTGA
- a CDS encoding carbohydrate kinase family protein has product MLTVIGEALVDVLSGGISAPRSFVGGSPLNVAVGLARLGHPVTFIGRWGSDEYGRMIQQQLGTNNVQHVCGEDGHPTSTARGTLDPVGAATYSFDLLWDLPSISLGTPALADAQVVHTGSLATMVEPGAQKVLRLIERVRPHATISYDPNIRPSLITDHSEAVAKVERFVALADVVRASDSDLEWLYPQRSVEETAAAWLELGPAMVVATYGSRGPWGLVASGTARAAAPLVDVADTVGAGDSFISAMISALADRELLGSGQREKLHKLDTGTLEEILDYAARAAAITVSRAGANPPFREEIR; this is encoded by the coding sequence GTGCTAACGGTCATTGGCGAAGCCTTGGTCGACGTGCTTTCGGGCGGGATAAGCGCACCACGTTCCTTCGTCGGGGGCAGCCCGCTGAACGTAGCTGTTGGCTTGGCGCGTCTGGGCCACCCGGTCACGTTCATCGGGCGTTGGGGTTCAGACGAATACGGCAGGATGATCCAGCAGCAGCTGGGCACCAACAACGTGCAGCACGTCTGCGGCGAAGACGGGCATCCGACCTCGACCGCCCGCGGCACCCTCGACCCGGTCGGGGCCGCCACCTACAGCTTCGACCTGCTGTGGGATCTGCCGTCGATCTCCCTTGGCACGCCGGCGCTGGCCGATGCCCAGGTGGTCCACACGGGCTCCCTGGCGACCATGGTCGAACCGGGTGCCCAGAAGGTGCTCCGGCTCATCGAACGCGTGCGACCGCATGCCACGATCTCCTACGACCCAAACATCAGGCCTTCGCTGATCACCGACCATTCCGAGGCCGTGGCTAAGGTCGAACGATTCGTTGCACTTGCCGACGTCGTTCGGGCCTCGGATTCCGATCTGGAATGGCTCTACCCGCAGCGCAGCGTCGAAGAAACCGCTGCGGCATGGCTGGAGCTGGGGCCGGCAATGGTTGTGGCAACTTACGGTTCGCGCGGCCCCTGGGGTCTTGTCGCCTCGGGTACGGCGCGCGCCGCGGCCCCGCTGGTCGATGTCGCCGACACCGTGGGCGCCGGGGACTCGTTCATTTCCGCGATGATCTCGGCACTCGCGGACCGTGAATTGCTTGGCAGCGGGCAGCGGGAGAAGCTCCACAAGTTGGACACCGGCACCCTCGAAGAGATTCTCGACTACGCGGCAAGGGCTGCGGCAATCACCGTTTCGCGGGCCGGGGCAAATCCGCCGTTCCGCGAAGAAATCCGCTAG
- a CDS encoding DUF5997 family protein, which yields MSEKTPQSMKPATAAKKLGIYLPAAPAEFQEGSVTRAQYNELLENPPAWLEELRANGPHPRPVVAHKLNVSISGLARAEITEALTTAEIEALLADRPEWLQQERASLAAVRAEEKRVRDAAAAKGDRS from the coding sequence ATGAGTGAGAAAACCCCACAGAGCATGAAGCCGGCAACTGCCGCAAAGAAATTGGGCATCTACCTGCCCGCAGCTCCGGCCGAGTTCCAGGAGGGCTCAGTCACCCGGGCTCAATACAACGAGCTGCTTGAAAATCCACCGGCCTGGTTGGAAGAATTGCGCGCCAACGGCCCGCACCCGCGCCCGGTTGTTGCCCACAAGCTCAACGTATCAATCTCCGGATTGGCCCGCGCCGAAATCACCGAGGCGCTGACCACAGCCGAGATCGAGGCCCTGCTGGCGGATCGTCCAGAATGGCTGCAGCAGGAACGTGCATCGCTGGCCGCGGTCCGCGCCGAAGAAAAGCGTGTGCGCGACGCTGCGGCCGCCAAGGGCGACCGCAGCTAG
- a CDS encoding LysR family transcriptional regulator substrate-binding protein has protein sequence MVGLKIAYVPGVTPGKWLTRWNERYPQNPLTALRYDGEDILGRLGSQESDAVFVRFKTGESPKTPKIHVIPLYDEQPVVCAAKDHDLELYDEPVALADLADQPFLDLADYPEEIGGTAMAMEVCSSGAGLLVLPLSVARLHHRKDVIHKELSDVPTTSIGIAWTAPVGDEPENPVIEEFIGVVRGRGANSSRQASVAQKQQEEAEVARKRRQSSQSEQAKASKKAEAKKKSAARTGRKPGAKRGGKPAGRGGKR, from the coding sequence GTGGTAGGACTAAAAATCGCCTATGTACCGGGGGTCACCCCCGGCAAATGGCTGACGCGCTGGAACGAACGATATCCCCAAAACCCTCTAACGGCTCTCCGTTATGACGGGGAAGACATCCTGGGGAGGCTCGGCAGCCAGGAATCAGACGCCGTCTTCGTCAGGTTCAAGACGGGGGAATCCCCCAAGACCCCCAAGATCCACGTGATCCCGCTCTACGACGAGCAGCCCGTGGTGTGCGCGGCCAAGGACCACGACCTGGAGCTCTACGATGAGCCGGTTGCGCTGGCTGACCTGGCCGACCAGCCCTTCCTCGACCTTGCGGACTACCCCGAAGAAATCGGTGGAACCGCAATGGCAATGGAGGTCTGTTCCTCGGGTGCCGGCCTGCTCGTTCTGCCCCTCAGCGTAGCCCGGCTGCACCACCGTAAAGACGTAATCCATAAGGAGCTTTCCGACGTTCCGACAACGAGCATTGGCATCGCCTGGACGGCCCCTGTGGGGGACGAGCCGGAGAACCCCGTGATCGAGGAATTCATCGGAGTTGTTCGCGGACGTGGAGCCAATTCCTCCCGCCAGGCCTCGGTGGCCCAAAAGCAGCAGGAAGAAGCGGAAGTTGCGCGCAAGCGCCGTCAATCTTCGCAATCCGAACAAGCCAAGGCGTCCAAGAAAGCCGAAGCCAAGAAGAAGTCTGCAGCCCGGACCGGCCGGAAGCCCGGCGCGAAGCGCGGCGGAAAGCCTGCGGGCCGCGGTGGCAAACGCTAG